One genomic segment of Labrus bergylta chromosome 17, fLabBer1.1, whole genome shotgun sequence includes these proteins:
- the adora2ab gene encoding adenosine A2a receptor b: MLEGDQLVYIVLELVIALLAVAGNILVCWAVFLNSNLQSITNFFVVSLAVADIAVGLLAIPFAIAISSGFCANFFGCLFIACFVLILTQSSIFSLLAIAVDRYIAIKNPLRYNSLVTGQRAKGIIALCWFLSVVIGLIPMFGWNTGWNLTTKNNTCPEGLTECLFENVVNMDYMIYFNFFSCVLGPLMVMLVIYANIFLAARRQLHLMGLKVANAPAPGEMTSSSGPSRSTLQREVHAAKSLAIIVGLFALCWLPLHIINCFNNLCENCGERSPKWVMYIAIILSHANSVVNPFIYAYRIREFRRTFQRILSQHILRRRDGHGFRVGNGDGRSVRSNSIVRTSSGNSKEGSTCGTVVNSYVLDPTPKGTPTKSPHVASCPWTSKLDNVPSSCLPNGQKRMGSSLSVSQQCIKGYTTQGGGESGKIDVSEVKERGSCISFVNVQALSVKQTECICSPEFTEVS, encoded by the exons ATGCTGGAGGGTGACCAGCTGGTTTACATTGTCCTGGAGCTGGTGATCGCTCTGCTGGCCGTGGCCGGGAACATCCTGGTCTGCTGGGCCGTCTTCCTCAACTCCAACCTGCAGAGCATCACCAACTTCTTTGTGGTGTCTCTGGCAGTGGCTGATATCGCTGTGGGGCTACTGGCAATTCCCTTCGCTATTGCAATTAG CTCCGGCTTTTGTGCCAACTTCTTTGGCTGCTTGTTCATCGCTTGCTTCGTCCTCATCCTCACCCAGAGCTCCATCTTCAGCCTGCTGGCTATCGCCGTGGACCGCTACATCGCTATCAAGAACCCACTCag ATACAACAGCCTGGTGACTGGGCAGAGGGCAAAGGGCATCATCGCGCTGTGCTGGTTCCTCTCAGTAGTCATCGGCCTGATACCGATGTTTGGATGGAACACAG GTTGGAATCTCACCACTAAAAATAACACCTGCCCTGAAGGCCTGACTGAGtgcctgtttgaaaatgtggtCAACATGGACTACATGATCTATTTCAACTTCTTCAGCTGTGTGTTGGGGCCCCTGATGGTCATGCTGGTCATCTACGCCAATATCTTCTTAGCTGCGCGGCGCCAGCTCCACCTCATGGGACTGAAAGTAGCAAATGCACCTGCACCTGGAGAAATGACCTCATCATCTGGCCCGTCTCGCTCCACCCTGCAGAGAGAAGTGCATGCAGCCAAATCGCTAGCCATCATTGTGGGTTTGTTTGCTCTGTGTTGGCTTCCCCTGCACATCATCAACTGTTTTAACAACCTGTGTGAGAACTGCGGGGAGCGATCACCTAAATGGGTGATGTATATTGCCATCATTCTTTCTCACGCTAACTCTGTGGTGAACCCATTCATTTATGCATACCGAATTCGAGAATTCAGACGGACTTTCCAGCGGATCCTGTCTCAGCACATCCTCAGACGTAGGGACGGACATGGTTTCAGGGTTGGAAATGGTGATGGCAGAAGTGTCAGGAGCAACAGCATCGTGCGGACTTCCTCTGGTAACAGTAAAGAGGGTTCAACATGTGGCACAGTAGTGAATAGCTACGTGCTTGATCCCACTCCTAAAGGGACTCCAACAAAATCTCCTCATGTAGCCTCCTGCCCCTGGACATCAAAGTTAGACAATGTACCGAGCAGCTGTTTACCCAATGGACAAAAACGAATGGGAAGCAGTCTTTCAGTCAGCCAGCAATGCATCAAGGGATATACTACTCAGGGTGGAGGCGAGAGTGGAAAAATCGATGTGTCGgaggtgaaagagagagggagttgCATTTCTTTTGTGAATGTTCAGGCTCTCTCTGTCAAACAGACTGAGTGCATATGCTCGCCAGAGTTTACAGAAgtgtcatga
- the snrpd3l gene encoding small nuclear ribonucleoprotein D3 polypeptide, like, which translates to MSIGVPIKVLHEAEGHIVTCETNTGEVYRGKLIEAEDNMNCQMSNITVTYRDGRVAQLEQVYIRGSKIRFLILPDMLKNAPMLKSMKNKNQGSGAGRGKAAILKAQVAARGRGRGGMGRGNIFQKRR; encoded by the exons atgtccATCGGCGTGCCCATCAAGGTCCTGCATGAAGCAGAGGGACACATTGTGACCTGTGAGACCAACACTGGAGAGGTGTACAGGGGAAAGCTGATCGAGGCTGAGGACAACATGAACTGCCAG ATGTCAAACATAACAGTCACTTATCGTGATGGCCGGGTGGCACAGTTGGAGCAGGTCTACATCCGTGGCAGCAAAATCCGATTCCTGATCTTACCTGACATGTTAAAGAATGCTCCTATGTTAAAGAGTATGAAGAATAAGAACCAGGGATCTGGTGCAGGAAGGGGCAAGGCAGCTATTCTCAAAGCACAAG TGGCTGCAAGGGGTCGGGGTCGTGGAGGAATGGGAAGAGGCAACATCTTCCAGAAGAGGCGATAA